A window from Anser cygnoides isolate HZ-2024a breed goose chromosome 1, Taihu_goose_T2T_genome, whole genome shotgun sequence encodes these proteins:
- the LOC136789721 gene encoding LOW QUALITY PROTEIN: uncharacterized protein (The sequence of the model RefSeq protein was modified relative to this genomic sequence to represent the inferred CDS: inserted 1 base in 1 codon; deleted 2 bases in 1 codon), which translates to AAGPCVLCRGCEAGPAADAALPCVCVSAFSAHPASDRNKQDAFSLSVPRAFNIFPPCCMEEQCCKYCIVILPIPVTPSVCFFFDHFEIGPRKTSISVLRGEDADTCETRTSLCQTRSVSRALEPSAAEVGLCCAIPERVLLVSFSPGLPKAGAFLCGIRXDGSGPFCRSWVAAVVHCSCIACDGSNCAMFLQCSTEALSTSTAQVESPKGN; encoded by the exons GCTGCGGGGCCATGTGTGCTCTGTCGTGGTTGCGAGGCTGGTCCGGCTGCAGATGCAGCGCttccctgtgtgtgtgtgtctgcattCTCCGCTCATCCTGCCTCAGATAGGAATAAGCAGGATGCTTTCTCCCTTTCCGTCCCAAGGgcatttaatattttccctccctgctgcatGGAGGAGCAGTGCTGCAAGTACTGCATCGTTATCCTGCCAATACCTGTCAccccttctgtttgttttttctttgaccACTTCGAAATTGGCCCACGGAAAACCTCCATCTCTGTCCTCCGAGGGGAAGATGCTGACACCTGTGAGACAAGGACCTCATTATGTCAAACCCGCTCTGTTTCAAGAGCGCTTGAACCCTCTGCCGCAGAAGTGGGACTGTGCTGCGCTATTCCTGAGCGTGtgttgcttgtttctttt tccccagggTTACCTAAAGCTGGAGCCTTCCTGTGCGGCATAC GGGACGGTTCTGGTCCCTTCTGTCGCTCCTGGGTGGCAGCTGTAGTGCATTGTAGTTGCATTGCATGTGACGGCAGTAACTGTGCAATGTTTCTGCAGTGCAGTACAGAGGCACTCTCCACTTCCACGGCACAGGTAGAGTCTCCCAAGGGCAACTAA
- the SHISA8 gene encoding protein shisa-8 — MAPRSRGRLERSYVVGICCLVLLEPGRAWGAEPSPGGPGDRGSNGSRAPAVEDVAPAPTEPSPAGDRCRGYYDVMGQWDPPFNCNAGIYQYCCGTCGYRFCCQFKPGRLDQSGCSNYDTPNWVNTGQPPARVDEPPEDPARDRTNMIVYIICGVVAVMVLVGIFTKLGLEKAQGPQTEMTVSRTLTDLLKQPGHGPSEHIDGLMGSVQVQLGEGLARGSPRSSADKLPLNNAVASAGVPPLGRPHSHGKRLPLVGSLPPTAPGYSAYATLTVGESIPKDFYRHFGGPEVPPPSTLPFPHAEGPGLPEGCPPLGATKTKGPPKPSGGWEGGPQRGPRRPGPATPLYGQTSRHLATNSKTEVTV; from the exons ATGGCCCCCCGGAGCCGCGGGCGGCTGGAGCGGAGCTACGTGGTGGGCAtctgctgcctggtgctgctggagcccgGCCGGGCGTGGGGCGCCGAGCCCAgcccgggggggcccggggaTAGGGGCAGCAACGGGAGCCGGGCACCGGCGGTGGAGGACGTGGCCCCCGCGCCCACCGAGCCCAGCCCGGCTGGGGACCGCTGCCGGGGCTACTACGACGTGATGGGGCAGTGGGACCCGCCGTTCAACTGCAACGCCGGCATCTACCAGTACTGCTGCGGGACCTGCGGGTACCGCTTCTGCTGCCAGTTCAAGCCCGGGCGGCTGGACCAGAGCGGCTGCTCCAACTACGACACCCCCAACTGGGTGAACACGGGCCAGCCGCCCGCCCGGGTGGACGAGCCCCCCGAGGACCCCGCGCGGGACAGGACCAACATGATCGTCTACATCATCTGCGGCGTGGTGGCCGTCATGGTGCTGGTGGGCATCTTCACCAAGCTGGGCCTGGAGAAGGCGCAGGGCCCCCAGACAGAGATGACCGTCTCCAG gaCGCTCACCGACCTGCTGAAGCAGCCGGGCCACGGCCCCTCCGAGCACATCGACGGCCTCATGGGCAGCGTGCAGGTGCAGCTGGGCGAGGGGCTCGCCCGGGGGTCCCCCAGGAGCAGCGCAG ACAAGCTGCCCCTGAACAACGCGGTGGCCAGTGCCGGCGTCCCCCCGCTGGGGCGGCCCCACAGCCACGGCAAGCGCCTGCCGCTGGTGGGCAGCCTGCCCCCGACGGCCCCCGGCTACAGCGCCTACGCCACGCTCACGGTTGGAG AGAGCATCCCCAAGGACTTCTACAGGCATTTTGGGGGGCCggaggtgcccccccccagcaccctgcccttCCCACACgccgaggggccggggctgcccgagGGCTGCCCCCCGCTGGGGGCCACCAAGACCAAGGGCCCCCCCAAGCCGtcggggggctgggaggggggccCTCAGCGCGGCCCCcgccggccgggccccgccacCCCGCTGTACGGGCAGACCTCGCGGCACCTCGCCACCAACAGCAAGACCGAGGTCACCGTCTGA
- the TNFRSF13C gene encoding tumor necrosis factor receptor superfamily member 13C isoform X1, producing MRERSAMSSLGKADAVASCLPSQCFDPLTRFCVRCSDLFKDNATLPLLTPPAFRTTAEPVHVASTSAPPPTLPSVDLPSTLLIFGVPVLVVLLLVLAALCGLLACKARKQRRKSRKTEQEAKESLGETGPLPSPGYPDFAAPKGEADPARGPCPHLNGGLKAPGPPGRDSAKRRPCCQGDVERDMVLLAATWPHHEEHGHGFPLPATELGATALVTTKTTQDCVGEERP from the exons ATGCGGGAGCGCTCGGCCATGTCCTCGTTGGGAAAAGCAGACGCCGTcgcctcctgcctcccctcgCAGTGCTTTGACCCCCTGACCAGGTTCTGCGTGAGGTGCTCCGACCTCTTCAAGGACAACGCAA CTCTCCCCCTCCTGACCCCGCCGGCGTTTCGCACCACAGCAGAGCCCGTCCACGTGGCGTCCACCTCGGCCCCGCCACCCACCCTGCCCTCCGTGGACCTGCCCAGCACCCTCCTGATCTTCGGGGTCCCCGTGCTGGTGGTGCTCCTCCTGGTTCTGGCCGCCCTCTGCGGCCTCTTGGCCTGCAAGGCgaggaagcagaggaggaagagcaggaagaCGGAGCAGGAGGCCAAAG AAAGCCTGGGTGAAACCGGCCCCTTGCCCAGCCCCGGTTACCCTGACTTCGCTGCTCCGAAGGGGGAGGCCGACCCGGCGCGGGGCCCCTGCCCGCACCTCAACGGAGGCCTGAAGGCGCCGGGGCCACCCGGGAGGGACAGTGCGAAGCGGCGGCCATGCTGCCAGGGCGATGTCGAGCGCGACATGGTGCTGCTGGCCGCCACCTGGCCCCACCACGAGGAGCACGGCCACGGCTTCCCGCTGCCGGCCACCGAGCTGGGCGCCACCGCCTTGGTCACCACCAAAACCACCCAGGACTGCGTGGGCGAGGAGAGACCGTGA
- the TNFRSF13C gene encoding tumor necrosis factor receptor superfamily member 13C isoform X3 produces MRERSAMSSLGKADAVASCLPSQCFDPLTRFCVRCSDLFKDNAKPVHVASTSAPPPTLPSVDLPSTLLIFGVPVLVVLLLVLAALCGLLACKARKQRRKSRKTEQEAKESLGETGPLPSPGYPDFAAPKGEADPARGPCPHLNGGLKAPGPPGRDSAKRRPCCQGDVERDMVLLAATWPHHEEHGHGFPLPATELGATALVTTKTTQDCVGEERP; encoded by the exons ATGCGGGAGCGCTCGGCCATGTCCTCGTTGGGAAAAGCAGACGCCGTcgcctcctgcctcccctcgCAGTGCTTTGACCCCCTGACCAGGTTCTGCGTGAGGTGCTCCGACCTCTTCAAGGACAACGCAA AGCCCGTCCACGTGGCGTCCACCTCGGCCCCGCCACCCACCCTGCCCTCCGTGGACCTGCCCAGCACCCTCCTGATCTTCGGGGTCCCCGTGCTGGTGGTGCTCCTCCTGGTTCTGGCCGCCCTCTGCGGCCTCTTGGCCTGCAAGGCgaggaagcagaggaggaagagcaggaagaCGGAGCAGGAGGCCAAAG AAAGCCTGGGTGAAACCGGCCCCTTGCCCAGCCCCGGTTACCCTGACTTCGCTGCTCCGAAGGGGGAGGCCGACCCGGCGCGGGGCCCCTGCCCGCACCTCAACGGAGGCCTGAAGGCGCCGGGGCCACCCGGGAGGGACAGTGCGAAGCGGCGGCCATGCTGCCAGGGCGATGTCGAGCGCGACATGGTGCTGCTGGCCGCCACCTGGCCCCACCACGAGGAGCACGGCCACGGCTTCCCGCTGCCGGCCACCGAGCTGGGCGCCACCGCCTTGGTCACCACCAAAACCACCCAGGACTGCGTGGGCGAGGAGAGACCGTGA
- the TNFRSF13C gene encoding tumor necrosis factor receptor superfamily member 13C isoform X2 — protein MRERSAMSSLGKADAVASCLPSQCFDPLTRFCVRCSDLFKDNATEPVHVASTSAPPPTLPSVDLPSTLLIFGVPVLVVLLLVLAALCGLLACKARKQRRKSRKTEQEAKESLGETGPLPSPGYPDFAAPKGEADPARGPCPHLNGGLKAPGPPGRDSAKRRPCCQGDVERDMVLLAATWPHHEEHGHGFPLPATELGATALVTTKTTQDCVGEERP, from the exons ATGCGGGAGCGCTCGGCCATGTCCTCGTTGGGAAAAGCAGACGCCGTcgcctcctgcctcccctcgCAGTGCTTTGACCCCCTGACCAGGTTCTGCGTGAGGTGCTCCGACCTCTTCAAGGACAACGCAA CAGAGCCCGTCCACGTGGCGTCCACCTCGGCCCCGCCACCCACCCTGCCCTCCGTGGACCTGCCCAGCACCCTCCTGATCTTCGGGGTCCCCGTGCTGGTGGTGCTCCTCCTGGTTCTGGCCGCCCTCTGCGGCCTCTTGGCCTGCAAGGCgaggaagcagaggaggaagagcaggaagaCGGAGCAGGAGGCCAAAG AAAGCCTGGGTGAAACCGGCCCCTTGCCCAGCCCCGGTTACCCTGACTTCGCTGCTCCGAAGGGGGAGGCCGACCCGGCGCGGGGCCCCTGCCCGCACCTCAACGGAGGCCTGAAGGCGCCGGGGCCACCCGGGAGGGACAGTGCGAAGCGGCGGCCATGCTGCCAGGGCGATGTCGAGCGCGACATGGTGCTGCTGGCCGCCACCTGGCCCCACCACGAGGAGCACGGCCACGGCTTCCCGCTGCCGGCCACCGAGCTGGGCGCCACCGCCTTGGTCACCACCAAAACCACCCAGGACTGCGTGGGCGAGGAGAGACCGTGA